The Streptomyces sp. NBC_01244 genome contains a region encoding:
- a CDS encoding DUF47 domain-containing protein: MRFRLTPRETSFYDMFAASADNIVTGSKLLMELLGADSSARVEIAERMRAAEHAGDDATHAIFHQLNSSFITPFDREDIYKLASCLDDIMDFMEEAVDLVVLYNVEELPKGVEQQIEVLARAAELTAEAMPHLRTMENLTEYWIEVNRLENQADQIHRKLLAQLFNGKYDAIEVLKLKQIVDVLEEAADAFEHVANTVETIAVKES, encoded by the coding sequence GTGCGATTTCGTCTGACCCCCAGGGAGACGAGCTTCTACGACATGTTCGCCGCATCCGCGGACAACATCGTCACGGGCTCCAAGCTCCTCATGGAACTGCTCGGAGCGGACTCCTCCGCCCGGGTCGAGATCGCGGAGCGGATGCGGGCAGCGGAGCACGCGGGAGACGACGCCACCCACGCGATCTTCCACCAGCTCAACTCCTCCTTCATTACGCCGTTCGACCGCGAGGACATCTACAAGCTGGCGTCCTGCCTCGACGACATCATGGACTTCATGGAAGAGGCGGTCGACCTGGTCGTCCTCTACAACGTGGAGGAGCTCCCCAAGGGTGTCGAGCAGCAGATCGAGGTACTGGCGCGCGCGGCCGAGCTGACGGCCGAGGCCATGCCCCACCTGCGCACGATGGAGAACCTGACCGAGTACTGGATCGAGGTCAACCGCCTGGAGAACCAGGCCGACCAGATCCACCGCAAGCTGCTCGCCCAGCTCTTCAACGGCAAGTACGACGCCATCGAGGTGCTGAAGCTCAAGCAGATCGTCGACGTGCTCGAAGAGGCGGCCGACGCGTTCGAGCACGTCGCGAACACGGTGGAGACCATCGCGGTCAAGGAGTCCTGA
- a CDS encoding metal-sensitive transcriptional regulator, translating to MTAIQAEGSGATTDTDTGAVHGYHHQKDEHLKRLRRIEGQIRGLQRLVDEDVYCIDILTQVSASTKALQSFALQLLEEHLRHCVADAAVKGGGEIDAKVEEATKAIARLLRT from the coding sequence ATGACTGCCATCCAGGCGGAGGGCTCCGGAGCCACCACGGACACGGACACCGGCGCGGTGCACGGCTACCACCACCAGAAGGACGAGCACCTCAAGCGCCTGCGCCGGATCGAGGGGCAGATCCGGGGGCTCCAGCGCCTCGTCGACGAGGACGTCTACTGCATCGACATACTCACCCAGGTCTCGGCGAGCACGAAGGCGCTCCAGTCCTTCGCGCTCCAGCTCCTGGAGGAGCACCTGCGGCACTGCGTCGCCGACGCCGCCGTCAAGGGCGGGGGAGAGATCGACGCCAAGGTCGAGGAAGCGACGAAGGCGATCGCCCGGCTGCTGCGCACCTGA